In Nicotiana tabacum cultivar K326 chromosome 21, ASM71507v2, whole genome shotgun sequence, one DNA window encodes the following:
- the LOC142175146 gene encoding uncharacterized protein LOC142175146 yields the protein MSQPHGSQSLVSQPVGSQPLRSQQSVSQPLAIRAAMSQSQGSHLSSSATPPIGGLRLRDNINLFYLLNCRFLPSNITTRIITKATRKLYDAPYASWREFPFSLKEAIFNEFKSKCVWEHQYSADVAANFNLKARKRLSHSFSIARQLNQKPGWLLQEFWDDLQRQWLTAEFLQTSEKGKKARASEKGGSLHTRGAVSQGTIKRRMEKKLGRPMNQDELFRETHIVKKKKETDQERWVEGRASTVHDRFRVEAEEFIRSQPPNESGAPFQLSAEDVERLWTRAAGGPKWGKVYGLPTKTFHRYRCRMQGIGISSQAEQLVGESISAMRETVTKLTSELEASKEREKLRDAQYIGVVAQCQSMQEQIKNLLAGSFSIPRFRPSSPEAARPRARSSRRPSGRSSRPPGDHSSRHRQVDPSQYRDDDETSSDGDDNDVPNNE from the exons AtgtcacagccacatggatcacaGTCATTAGTGTCACAGCCAGTCGGGTCACAGCCACTCAGGTCACAACAGTCAGTATCACAGCCACTTGCGATCCGtgcagctatgtcgcagtcacagggatcacaTCTATCGTCATCAGCGACTCCACCTATTGGAGGCCTTCGCTTGCGGGATA atattaatttgttttatttattaaattgcaggttcctcccgagtaatattactacgaggataatcaccaaagcaaccagaaagctttatgatgccCCTTATGCGTCTTGGCGTGAATtcccattctcactgaaggaggcaattttcaatgaatttaag agcaagtgtgtatgggaacaccAGTATAGCGCGGACGTGGCTGCAAATTTTAATCTCAAAGCTCGCAAGCGGTTGTCGCATTCTTTCTCCATAGCTAGACAACTGAACCAGAAGCCTGGCTGGTTGCTTCaggagttttgggatgatttgcaaaggcaatggcttactgcAGAGTTCTTACAGACGagcgaaaagggaaagaaagctcgcgcatctgaGAAGGGAGGATCATTGCACACTAGAGGTGCGGTCAGCCaggggacaataaaaagaagaatg gaaaagaagttgggccgtccgatgaaccaagatgagctattcagggagactcatattgtgaagaagaagaaagagacggatcaagaaaggtgggtcgagggacgtgcctcgactgtacat GATCGCTTCAGAGTTGAAGCTGAGGAATTCATACGCAGccagccacctaatgagtcgggcgcGCCATTCCAACTTTCGGCCGAGGATGTTGAAAGACTATGGACGCGGGCTgcaggcggtccaaaatgggggaaggtatacggccTTCCTACTAAGACATTCCATCGCTATAGGTGtagaatgcaaggaatagggatTTCCTCGCAAGCCGAGCAACTTGTTGGGGAGAGCATCTCCGCTATGCGAgagactgtgacaaagctcacatctgAGCTAGAAGCgtccaaggaaagagaaaagcttagagatgctcagtatATTGGCGTGGTCGCTCAGTGCCAGAGCATGCAAGAGCAGATCAAAAATCTCCTAGCTGGATCTTTTTCAATTCCCCGGTTTCGGCCATCATCGCCAGAGGCTGCCCGTCCCCGTGCTCGTTCGTCCCGTCGTCCAAGTGgccgttcctcccgtcctcccggTGATCATTCTTCCCGTCATCGACAAGTAGACCCTTCTCAATACCGTGATGATGATGAAacttcatcagacggtgatgataatgatgtacCAAACAATGAATGA